The DNA region GTTTAATGGACCCGAATTGACTCTGGGTAATTCAGCATTGTATCAAGTCCTTTTTTATCGATAACCATCGTTGGTAGGTATAATTGAATACTTATTTGCAAATCTGTGTGTTTCAATATTGGGCTTCGTTTATTACACTAGTTTAAATAAGTAGGGAATAAACATCTAAATAACTTGTTTATAGTCCATTTTTATCAGATCTTATACACTGATATGCACTTATGTGGAAAAAATGAAAGCTCTGGTACAGAACATCTGCTACCAATTTGAAATATAACCTCAATAAATACAAGGACATCCAAAATTCAATGGATCGccatatttgatgaaatacgtaCTTATTTTGGGCAAAAACTGTACCAAAACGATAATTTATTGTTGCGCCTGATTGATTGTCAGTATTTATACGTGAGACTTCTTTAGTAACCTATGTCTACGATCCGTGGTTGTCTTCCGCTCCGACCTAAAATTCCTTCTCATTCCGGGCTCGAACCTGCTTACTTTTCGACCTCTTGTGTTCCCTCCAACCTATCTAGCTATGGAAACATGTGACAAATTCATATAAGTGCACCATATCAACTACatggaataaaaattgattcttaTACCAATGCAGAAACCAAATAAGTCTCAAAACTCGAACTAAAATCGCATTCTTTATATTTTAAACAATAACTCGAGTATTTGCTTTTCATTTGTCACACAAAATCATCAGATATACACAATATTGTGTCTCTGACGAATGGAATCAGGTTTACTATGCTTGtaaatattataaattataatattgtaacgttttcttcgcttaattgaaacgtccaacttattgaaattatttatttacactcaaTACACTTATacctcacaaactaactattacactactatttatttccactcttgtttatttccacttgTATAAAAATATTCAGTGGTCTGATTtcgaactcaaaaataaaatgcgAATTCTGAAGGACCACTCGATTGCTCGAGAAGAGTTAGCGGAGTGTAATTTTGCTGTAATTGTAGGGCAACTGGAAATTGCTTGGGTggaaaaaatgtaaaacaaAGCGGCAATTAAGATGCGACTTACCTCTATGGAGTGCTGTGAAGGGTTGAGCTCAGGTACGCGGGGACGTCACCCCCCGAAGGCTGAAGCCCcctgcgtatatatatatatatatatatatatatatatatatatatatatatatatatatatatatatatatatatatatatatatatatatatatatatatatatatatatatatatatatatatatatatatatatatatatatatataccaatACAACAACACAAGTCACAAAATAACAGTTCACTATGAACGATAGGCAcaatcccacttctgatgttagaaatgaaactcaagaattccaaacttaatcatttattttcgtaaacacaagaaatatcgagcggcttgtacatccgagcacgaagggatcttcaaatcgaattgcctgagtaccacagcttcaaatctcggctgtcgtttatgtttactcagcgcttatcccctttgaccggcagcggctcaccatattcgtgtattcgatttcttacaatatatatatatatatatatatatatatatatatatatatatatatatatatatatatatatatatattgtaagaaatcgaatacacgaatatggtgagccgctgccggtcaaaggggataagcgctgagtaaacataaacgacagccgagatttgaagctgtggtactcaggcaattcgatttgaagatcccttcgtgctcggatgtacaagccgctcgatatttcttgtgtttacgaaaataaatgattaagtttggaattcttgagtttcatttctaacatcagaagtgggattgTGCCTATCGTTCATAGTGAACTGTTATTTTGTGACTTGTGTTGTTGTATTGGTACAAAAACGATAATTACTAAGACTGCTTTCGAGCTTTTATGGACATTTACGAATACTGAGTGGTTATTACGTCGTATCCTGAAATTTTATCCTGGACTGTGTGTTTACAAgacaagtgaaaaaaaaaatggcatcATCGGATGGCGATTCGACTCAAAGCTTACTGGCGGAGTTAGTCAAAGTTCTACAATCGCAGAGATCTGGTGAACAGGTAGATTTACCGTATTTCAAACCCGAAATTAATGAATCGAATAAATGGGTGAGTTATGTTGAGACTATTAAGCATGAAGTAGGGTGGTCTGATGTTCAAACCTTGGCAAGGATTGGtcgatttttattgaatgaagcgAAAAGATGGTTTGAACGTTGGAATCCCGACAACAGAGACTGGGCTACTTTCCGTATCGATTTCATCGAAGCATTTCCTCCGAAAAGGAATCTTGGCCGTGTGTTGGAAGAGGCAGTTAAATTCTCAAGTGCTTGTGTAAACACTTATGAAACTTATGTGCATGAGAAGTCGgctttattaaataatttacGCGCTAACTGGAGTGAAGGAGATCGAGTAGAATTGATTGTTTATGGAATTTCAGAGCTTGAGATACGAAATGCCGCAATGAATGCTAACTGTCGCACTATTTCCGAGTTGTTAGTTTTCTTGTCATCGTTCGTTAAACCTTCACGATATAACGATGGACAGCAACGAATGATTGGTTATGAGTCATCTCTCAAAAGAAAATATCCTTTTTCCGACAAGAAAGgaagcagtttcaaaatttctaagaagTGTTACCAATGTGGTAAAATGGGACATGTTCAAGCAAATTGTCGTGTTAAAGACAACAAATTTCAATCAGATAACAAAAGATTCCCTGTTAATGACCAAGGTGTTCCTTAGTACATCTCAAAATCACGAGAGTTGTAGTTTTTGTGCTAAGAAGGGtcacaatatttcaaattgttttacgAAAGCTGCCATCGAAAAACGTCGTAATATCAACTTGTGTTCCACAGGGAAACCTGCCGGATCAACAAAGATTTCCATCGATGGTCATCAATTTTGGGCCTTAATTGATACTGGGGCTGACCTTTCTCTTATTTCAGACAAGTACACTCATTTATTCCAAAATAAAGTAACCGGATGTAATATAATTCTGAAAGGACTTAGTAATGTAACCATTGaagcaacaaaaaaattcgttggTTTCACAAACATCTCTGATGtgaatattccagttacttacgttTTTGTATCTGCTAAGAGTCTTGATTACGATGTTTTGATTGGACGTaatattttcgaagatcagAGTCTTGTTACCATTACGGATCATGAAGGATCGCGCATCGTACGTCGTGAGTTGCCTGGAATCAACCGGATTTCTGAGAGTTTCGATTCTGAAATAACTGAGATTGATGTACCTGCTGAGTACCTGGATGATTTCCAAATTATTCTTCGAGATTTTAGTGGCATGATAACAACTGGAAATAAAGTAGGCGCGGTAAACAATGTGAGTCTTCAGATACGCCTATCAGAAGATACTGTAGTTGCTCGTAATCCTTATCGACTATCCGCTACCGAAAGGGAAGCTGTTCGTGAAATCACCAACGATTTGATGGCGAACAACATTATACGTCCTAGTGAATCACCCTTTGCAAGACCAATACTATTAGTGAGAAAAAAGGATACATCCTTCAGAATGTGCGTCGACTATCGTGAACTTAACCGAATTACTATTAAAGATCGATTTCCCATGCCATTAATTGAGGATCAGTTGGATAGGTTAGGAAAAGGATGTTATTTCACATCTTTGGATATGGCTTCCGGTTTCCACCAAATACCGATACATGAAGAATCCATTCCGAAGACTGCTTTTGTGACACCTGATGGTCATTTCGAATACCTTCGTATGCCCTTCGGTCTAACCAATGCACCGGCTGTATTCCAGAAGGCTGTCAATCGAGCCCTTGGAAATTTGAAAGATACTATTGCATTAGTTTATGTGGACGATATTCTCATTCCTAGTGCCACCCCGGAAGAAGGGCTTACCAACTTAAGACGCGTCTTGGAAGCACTTAGTTCTGCTGGTTTCTCtctgaacataaaaaaatgccaCTTCCTGCAACCAAGCTTAGAATACCTTGGGAGAGAAATATCAGGTGAAGGTGTAAGAACAGGGAAAGCCAAGGTCGAAGCGCTAATGAAGTCGCCAATTCCAACAAATGTCAAGCAAATTCGTCAATTTATGGGTCTACCAGGgtatttcaggaaatttgtCCCAGAATTCGCTAGTAAAACGGCATGTATAACTCGCCTGACGAAACAAGGAATTCCCTTTCAATGGGGAGAAGAGCAGGAGGAAGCAAGAAAATATGTCATTGATCATCTGACATCAAGGCCTCTGCTCGTTGTTTATGATCCAGAAGCACCCACAGAGCTGCACACTGATGCTAGCAGTATTGGATATGGTGCCATACTTATACAAAAACATGAAAACCAGCCAAAGGTTGTAGCTTACTTTAGTAAAAGGACAACAGACAGTGAATCGAAGTATCACTCATACGAGTTAGAAACTCTGGCAATAGTGCAAGCACTCAAACACTTTCGAAATTATTTGCTTGGGATCAAATTCACCATAGTCACAGATTGCAATTCCGTTAAGGCAACAGCTACTAAAAAGGATCTTATTCCTCGAATAGCCCGCTGGTGGGTTTACCTTCAAGATTTCGATTTTGAGATAAAGTACCGTAAAGGAAGCAATCTTCCACATGTGGATTATCTGAGTAGAAATCCTGTAAACACAATACGCCGAGTTTCGCATAATAACTGGGCTTACATTGAACAGAAGGGAAACGAGGAAGTTCAAAACATGTTGGAACAGCTAAGGAATGGAGATCTCGACTCTAACCAATACACTGAAAAGGATGGAATGTTGTACCACAAGCACCACAACCCAGATGGAACAATGAATCTGCAGTGGTTTGTTCCTAGACAAAGTCGCTTAGGGTTACTCCGTATCTTCCATGACGAGCAGTGTCATATCGGCGATGATAAAACTTACCAGTCGATAGCTGCAAATTTTTGGTTTCCACGAATGAGACACTTCATCAAATGTTATGTTAGGCATTGTGTAATATGTGCAGTAAAAAAGACAAGAACAGGACCACTACAAGGTTTTGTACATCCAGTAGAGATTCCCAAAGAACCATTTCACACCTTACATTTGGATTGTTTAGGACCATTACCTGTGTCTACTGACGGTTACAAGCACATTTTGGTTATCGTTGATAGTTTTACGAAATATTGCATTTTGATGCCAATGAAAAGTGTGACCACCGCAGAAACTCGCGAAAAATTAGAAACTGTGTTATCATTATTTGGAACCCCTAAACGAGTTATAATGGATGCCGCTACGTCGTTCAAGAATACAACTTTTCCAAAGTATCTGGAGAATTGGAATATCGAGCATCATTATGTTACGCCAGACATACACAGAGGAAATGGACAGGTGGAACGCTATATGAGAACCATTAggaatttattgagaattgaaACTCGAGTAAAGGCAGAATGGCCGAGTGGTTTATGGAAAATCCAGCTTGTTCTTAACACAACTGTGCAGAAATCAACTAATTCGACTCCACTGCAATTACTCTTGGGAATCCAAAGTTCGACACCATTGATACAGGCGTTATTGAAAAATGTGTCAAAGGATCTGTCTTCAATAAGAAACCGAGATTTGGATAGACAGCGAGTAGCAGAAAAATTGTCCTCGACACGTGATCTGAACGATGTTAATAAGAGAAGAAGAGATAACGTTCAGTACTCGCCTGGTGACTTTGTGCTGATGCACCGTGATTCTCAGATGCACATTAGTAAAAGCGATTATGAGTTTCTGGGTCCATACGAGGTGGTGAACTGCCTGGATAATGGACGCTATAAAATTAAGAAGGTTGGCACGAACATCGTGACGAAAGCAGCCAAGGAGCAGCTCAGACGATGGCCTACACAATGGGCTTTGAATGTTGACATGAATGAAGTATTGGATTTTCTGGAGTCAGAAAGTGACTCAGTTGAAAGAGAAGGTTAGTGTAGAAACATTAATGCTGTTATTGcattgtcagtctctgtcccgttagtggtagagctgagtgatggctgaggtcattacaggtacaattttgatttttgtcagtctctgtcccgttagtggtagagctgagagatggctgaggtcattacaggtacaattttgattctgtcagtctctgtccccttagtggtagagctgagtgatggctgaggtcattacaggtataattttgattttgtcagtctctgtaccctaagtggtagagctgagtgatggctgaggtcattacaggtacaattttgatttttgtcagtctctgtacccttagtggtagagctgggtgatggccgaggtcattacaggtatgatcttgatttttgtcagtctctgtacccttagtggtagagctgagtgatggctgaggtcattacaggtacaattttgattttgtcagtctctgtcccgtaagtggtagagctgggtgatggccgaggtcattacaggtataattttgattgatgtttgtcagtctctgtacccttattggtagagctgagtgatggctgaggtcattacaggtataattttgatttttgtcagtctctgtacccttggtggtagagctgagtgatggctgaggtcattacaggtataattttgatttttgtcagtctctgtcccgttagtggtagagctgagaaATGACTGATGTCTTTACAGGTGTAATTTCGATATTTGTCTGTATCTGTATCGTAAGTGATAGAGCAGGgtaatggctgaggtcattacagataTAATTTTGATTATGTGAGACTCTGACCAGCAAGTGGTACAGCTGATTGATAGCTGAGGTACTTACGAGTATAATTTGATAAGAGCAGAGTGATGATCGAGATTATCACTGAATTGTATGTCTCTGGGTCTCAGTCCCGTGAGTGGTTGAGCCaggtgaaagaaaaaataatatttctttttcaCAGATAGGTCTTCTGGAGAAAAATGCGTCGAGAGCGTCGCAGTTGTCAGGAAGGCCGTGTAAGAAATCGAATACACGAATATGGTGAGCCGCTGCCGGCAGTGGCGTACCGACATAGTTCGGGGCCTGGGGCGGCTTTTGATGAGGGGGCCctatagaatatatttaaagatgaaacttttcctcaaaattttttgaaggttaGTTTTAATGCATCGTGATGAACACCCCACATAGTAACACTAATAAGTCTTTTCACTGTCACTcaaacagtttcgataacaaatataaattACTATCAAGCATTAACCGTTTTTGTCCGTGCGCATTGTACTTGCGCAAGCTTTGAGTGAAAGCTGCCCAGTGGACTGTATTTTGAATGTTGACGGAACAATAACTAACTAACCATTTGTATAATGTGGAGGTCTTTGCCGTCATGGGGCCTGAtaagttatttaaatttttttttaaaatatgtttggtttttttttgcccATCATTTGGGGGCCTATGCTGGTGCGGGGCCTGGGGCGGACCGCCCCACCGCCCCCCCCTACGGTACGCTACTGGCTGCCGGTCAAAGGGGATAAGCGCTGAGTAAACATAAACGACAGCCGAGATTTGAAGCTGTGGTACTCAGGCAATTCGATTTGAAGATCCCTTCGTGCTCGGATGTACAAGCCGCTCGATATTTCTTGTGTTTacgaaaataaatgattaagtttggaattcttgagtttcatttctaacaatatatatatatatatatatatatatatatatatatatatatatatatatatatatgcagcGGGACATATGGGGACCGAATGTATATAACGTATGGACCGTATATATTGATATACATTTTGATTTGGAGGTGTACATTACTATTCATTTGTCTATGTATATTGTGGAAACgaaattatatcgatatttctgttctgtataTGTTGCGTAACATATGGGGACCGACAGAAGTATATGCAGCGATACTTATTGGGACCGTATTGTGGGGAATGGCgtagtaaaataaacatagcccaaaagataattactgggacctcgttgtgaccttgtcattatcgattaaaattgTGCAGTGGTATTCATGTTgaattcaagtttttattgCACCAGAGACAACTTGGATATAGATCAGTTCGGATtccaatttaaaatttcctcaagacaatttgattggcataaatgaagaacttatatctgtatatttgaatttcaaattatcgagcatatgaaaaaaagaaaaaaattgtttttgttttaatgaatgaaaaaaatttcaccgcctCCGCGATAATCGAAATGGtttccataccatttgtttCGGGAAACGAACGTAAAACACAGAATGTATTTCTTATTGAGAAATGCTTTTTTCGTAGTGAGAACTTTATgtccatattcaataatattttggagagAATATTCGGATTTATGCTATACATTACCATTCATTTGATtatgtatattgttgaaacgaaattatatcgatatttctgttctgtataTGTTGCGTAACATATGGGGATCGACAGAAGTATATGCAGCGATACTTATTGGGACCGTATTGTGGGGAATGGCgtagtaaaataaacatagcccaaaacataattactgggacctagttgtgaccttgtcattatcgattaaaattatGCAGTTGTATCCATGTTGACTTCAAGTTTTTTATTGCACCAGAGACAACTTGGATATGAATCAGTTCGGATtccaatttaaaatttcctcaagacaatTTGGTTGACATGAATGAAGAACTCATAtctaaatatttgaatttcaaatgatcgggcatatgatggaaaaaaaatttgattttgttttaatgaatgaaaaaaatttcaccgcctCCGAGATTACCGAAATGATCTCCATACCATTTGTTTCGGAAAACGAATGTAAAATGCAGAATGTATTTCTTGTTAAAAAATGCCTTTTTCGTAGTGATCAGCTTTTgtccatattcaataatattttggggagaatattcggatGTATGCTTTACATTATCATTCATTTGActatgtatattgttgaaacgaaAAGATATTCTGATTTGGTAAGAATTCTACCGATGTGACGATTATTGAAGTCATTCAGAAATGCGAAATACAtaacaaaattataatattttttatttgtttttattgaacTAGGTAAATAGTATTGTCTTATTAATcattatcaaaagaatatatctatatacagagaGATTAATTGGGAAATGCGGATAGATGGAGGAAACCGAAATGCTCCTAAATAACCCATATTTCATAGATCTATCATTCTTCAGTACCAATATGCAGGCTGATTTATcgatttccctaattttttcaattaatcataatttatgaaccaccctacacatttttgtaatatttgatTCGTAAGCTTTTGTTCGGAGTGTTGTCGATCAGCATAATGAGAAAGCCGTATTCCAGGTCTGGcctcaaaaaaattgataattacATTTATAGTCTGAAGACCCAGTATGtcaatattttgtaatttcattTACAAAATTGGAAAGTGCCGAAAAAATGGGTAAAACTAAATTTGAATTTCCGAATACAACTTTCCCACTAGTTAGCTTCAGTCGAATGAAGAAGTTTCGAAAATTTGGTAGCATAAAAtttaaaacaatatttttttttttctcatatagTTCTTCTCCAGGTTGAACCAATAATCTTATTCACCTAATTTCTGGAcctctttaaaaaaaaagagaGGGCATGTATTTGGGacaaatttattgatatcaatGGCTAAAGTTTCAAAAACTTTGTGTATTGTATGCGTGAATTAATTTTCACATCAGGCCACTTTTGAagataaatataaaattgaggaaaattgctCAGTCACAGTAGCATAATATACTTTAAAAAAATAACGTCGCTGCAACAAACCtacatttcaaaatttggaGGTTAAATATGATAATTTCTCAAGCCTTCTGATGTTTTTTTgatgaaagaaataaaataaagcaGTGTATACATACTGTTTGATTCAGTTAATAATTCTTACAAGGTTGAATATCCAAtactgtaataataataaacctcAAGTTATTATGCAGTGAATGGATGAATATGAACGGAAtgctgtattttattattacttTTAGCGAgacgaaaattaaaaaaaatctgattTCCTGTTTTGTTCATCCTTCAAATGCAGATTCATATTTTAGTGTGGACTATGTGGGTTTACTTCGTACGGATTGAACATAAttcttattttctatttttcttcgaTGTAGTGCAATGAACAAAAATGTGTCAATTTAGGGACGTATGGGATAGTTTTTATCTCggtaattttccatttcgaGTTCATTCAGAACATCTGGTCTACCGAAATCGGCAGGGATACCAAGGCGGCAAATACAAAAGATAGAGGTGGAGAGTTGTGAAGCAATAAACTAGAAAGGGAAGCGGATATCAACCCATTATATTGCTCCTCTCTCAATGTTCCAATATGCTTGTCGAAATATGCATTTTGACGAAACTTTTTCCGATTCACAAATAACGGAGGAATAGAATTATTAGGTGAatcatatttttccaattttatcatataaTTGACATCTGAATAAATTCTGATTTTGAAAAAGGGTAATTGAAATCCCCACAGTGTTTTGAGTTTTGCAAACacaaaaaaatatcgaacaatTACATATtaactttgagtattcaacacaATGAATTGATGTTACTCAAACTGCAAATTGAATACCTCAATAATAAGGGCGAATATTCTggattttttttatcgtttgCAATAAGAAACGATGCCAAGAATCATGATGTACCTACACTAACGTGATTTTTCTTCAGTGAATCAATTCAACAcatgaatttcttcaatatttagcTCAATTTTCATTACAGTATATCtaggagaaaaatgaaaataaaattgaattaaaaGTTATTGATCAATTAATCCACAATAAATGTTCAGTTGtgcataaaaaattaaaaatgctactgaaaataatgttgaaaataattgaatacaaTAACTAGATATCTTTGGCAGgcagacatttttgaaaaaccggTAACGGGATGCTTTCCGACACATCTGCGACTAAAAAACTGCGTTGAAAAATACAAGGTGTCCCAGTTTAAAAAGAAGACTCTCCTCtatatctttgaaattttaCGGATCCGTTACGAAAAAtaaaagttactgaaaaaaacgTATTGaagtttttcgaatatctccaacaaaaaagaaaatatgGCGAAATATTTGAAACGGTGAGATATATTTCCCAGAAAGGCCTTGTACCTCGAGAAcgaatcaatatatctatgatcTGCTTTCTGATATCTAATTATTTCGATGAAAGAGATCGGGGATACTTGGAGATTTTTCCTCTAGGCcttatagttcttgagatgCTCTCCAGTTAACCTCGAATTTAGGACACCCTGTACTTCTATTGTGAACtgaaaatgagttgaaaagtgCAGAAAATTTTCCTTAGCAACTTTGTAAATAAAATATGTGATACTGtacatcaattttcattacgaattaGGATCATCATATGTTATGATATATGACTTCAAAGTCCATTTGAGGCTAAATTCATTTATCTGTAGGGAAATTACTGCCTTCTCATTAGGCATTCTTTGCATTCGTTCGTAGCCATAATCACCAAAAACAATTGATCTAGGGTACCCATAGATGTGCGAGCAAtataaaatctgtgatactCCATTGAATTCCTATAGAGAATAAAGGCACATTGATGAGTCAGGAACCATAATGATTATAATGCTACAGATATACAGATTTTCGACAAAATGTGGATACAATTCATGGATAAGACgaaaaatatttgtaatttCGACAACCTAATacagaaaataattttgatttcgatatttcattcgatataattaaatttttatttctactTAAGACCGGAACACATGTATATTCTTAAAGAATTCCTCGAGGAATTCCATATAGAACAAACGAACGGAGTAATTGATTCATCGAAATCATTTGAGAAATGAGTCTTAAATATTTaattcatctgaattttcttgaaatttatttctcCCAAATTACAGTTTCcgaaaaatgtttaaaattcgGTTTGTCAAATTATGCAACGCCTTTCTGTTCACAAGGATCTTACCTATGGGTCGTTTATGGTATATAATCTTTATGATGTTTTGAAATATggaatgcaaaaaaaacgtgTTTGCCATTTAGGTACTACTTACAGCCAAATTCAGTTGGAGGGGTGAGGGATGGTCCTCGAGCTGTTTCgctgtttgatatttttgaaaaagtatttGAAGAGTTTTTACGCCTGCGACAGTACAGTTCTAGTATTTTTTTGGTGACGGTTGAATATTCTTGCAACGACAAAAATTGATAATCATCATGTTCGCCTTAGTGCTGTTTTTAGATGGTGTTTATCACATTTGTAAACagaaataagtgaaaaaattgattgggAAGAAAAATGTGAGTGCTTCTTATAAAAGCTGTGGCCGTTTTGAGGCGGAACTAATTGCGGAAAGCAGTGAGtatataattttcataattttcaattcttgATTATGCTTGAGATAATTACAGATAATAGGAAGGAGATGTTAACTCTGAAGCAGAAGTTAGAGGctgacgaaaaaaattcatctgaatctaCATCAAGTAGGTTTACTGCTGAAATCAAACATTATACCGATTTTTCTTTTTAATCATCGAGATGAATGATTTCTTTTTTTCgttgttgtataaataaaatgaaattgaatactTTTCATGTTTCAGAAACGACTGTGAATAGTGAAATCACAGTCATTTCAAgcaaagatgatgaaaaatccaATCAAAGACAAGGTAATTATGAAAAACTCATATCCTATGTTTGTATCTTGATGTTTATATAAAATTCGTTATTATTTACAAAAGACGATTTGGAAATCttcaatgatgaaaattcaatcaGGAATCCCGGGACAGCCATTGTATTTGAAGGTAGGAATTGAATATTAATCCATCATTGATTTTAAATAGATGCAATTGCAGTAATGCAACAAAAGTCAAGAATCTTTCAaccgaatata from Coccinella septempunctata chromosome 1, icCocSept1.1, whole genome shotgun sequence includes:
- the LOC123322540 gene encoding uncharacterized protein LOC123322540; this translates as MLEIITDNRKEMLTLKQKLEADEKNSSESTSKTTVNSEITVISSKDDEKSNQRQDDLEIFNDENSIRNPGTAIVFEAPSPNVKCRRMRSSEEEKRIASEGFKEYIMNNTLPSFQKHARGHEYKSRCISKECSHY